The following proteins are co-located in the Salvelinus namaycush isolate Seneca chromosome 31, SaNama_1.0, whole genome shotgun sequence genome:
- the srek1ip1 gene encoding protein SREK1IP1: MAAPGPNKDNIRAGCKKCGYPGHLTFECRNFVRVDPRKDIVLDVSSTSSEESTEDEQEDLPNDKLGRDGKDSKGPQEDTRKVKHKRRKSKDRKSERKRSYSSSDEEESKKSKKHKSHKKKGRKEKKEKKERHKKKQRKKGEPSSSDSSSGSSDTD, from the exons ATGGCTGCACCAG GTCCCAATAAGGACAACATCAGAGCTGGGTGCAAGAAATGTGGTTACC CGGGCCACCTGACGTTCGAGTGCCGTAACTTTGTGCGTGTGGACCCCCGGAAAGACATTGTCCTAGACGTAAGCAGTACAAGCAGCGAAGAGAGTACAGAGGACGAGCAGGAGGATCTGCCTAATGACAAGCTGGGTCGGGATGGAAAAGACTCAAAAG GTCCCCAGGAGGACACCAGGAAAGTTAAACACAAGAGGAGGAAAAGTAAAGACAGAAAGTCTGAAAGAAAGAG GTCTTATTCATCGAGTGACGAAGAGGAGAGCAAGAAGAGCAAGAAACACAAAAGCCACAAGAAAAAAGGAAGAAaggaaaagaaagaaaagaaggaACGTCACAAGAAGAAGCAGAGAAAGAAGGGTGAACCTTCCTCGTCTGACAGCTCCAGCGGGTCCTCTGACACTGATTGA